Below is a window of Paraburkholderia kururiensis DNA.
GTAGTCGATTCCGCGGTACCGCGCGACGCGCCGTTGCCGCTCGACACGGTACCGGAAGGCGGGGCGACGCGAAGCACCTGACCCACCTCGATCGAGTCCGGGTTCGACAGACTGTTCCAGCGAACGATGTTCTGCACCGACTGCCGGTTGGCGCGCGCAATCTTCGATAGCGTGTCGCCCCGCTCGACGCGATAGTAGCCCGGTCCCACCGGTGCCGACCCACATGCGGCGAGTGCCGCGACGAGCCCTGCACAGGCGAGCCGTCTGATTCTTGTTGCCAACATTGGACCTCGCCATGCGCCGCGCGTGTGCCGATCCCCGATCGCGCGACAGTTGCAAAAACGTCCGATTTTAACGGGTTTGCATTTTGCGACGTCAAATGAAATGCCGCGCATGGAGCGCGGCGTTGTCCTTGCGCATCGCGATGGATGGTTATCGTAGTGCGCCGACGGTGATGCGCAGTGCGGCCTCTTCGGTCGCGCCCGGTGCGAGCCAGCGTAGGCCGAGACCGTTGTGGATCGCATCGGGCAGGCCGAGCCACGGTTCGACGCAGTAGAAGTCCGATTCCGGGCGCTCGGTCCAGGTCGTCACCGCGTACCACGGTACGGAGCCCGGGCGACGCAGATCGATCGTGATCGTCCGGTTCAGACCGGGGGCGATTACGCGTACCGGCGTATCGGGCGTGCCGTCGAGACAGTGGAAGCGATCGTGGATGCGCGCTTCGTCGAGCGTGTAGCGCTGCGCACCGGCCTCCGGCGCGCTGATGGTGCCGTCCGGCAACTGGTGGCGGCGTTGCGTGCGCGGCAATTCGAGCGTCGTTCCGGCGCGCTGCTCGTGCGGCAGCGTGAAGTAGAAGTGATGGCCCGCATAGTAGGGCAGGGAGGGCTGGGTCTGTGTGCCCGTGTTCGTAGTCGTCAGCACGACATCGAGCGTATGGGCGTCGACGAGGCGATATGTGGCTTCGAAACGGAAGCCGAACGGGTAGCCCACGCGCGTGGCCTCGCTATCGGTGAGCGTGAGCCGTACGCCGTGACCGTCCGCGTCGGGCTGAGCCGCGAAGGGCAGGTCGCGCGCGAAGCCGTGCATCGGCACGTTGCGGACCGTGCCGTCGGCGCTGCGCCAGCGGCCGATTTCGCCGTCCACGCGATGGCGTCCCAGAAACGGGAACAAAAGCGGATTGCCGCCGCGCACCCGCGCGGGTTCGGCCCAGTTCGCGTCGTCTGGCCAATAGATGGCGGACTGGCCGTCGATGTGCCATGACAGCAGCCGGCCGCCGGCCTGCGGCGCGACGCGCAGCAGCGACGCGCCATGAGCGATCTCGATAATGTCCTGTTGCTGGAATTGGGGCATGTCGATCGGATACGTCGAATACGTGGGAAAGGAATGGAACCCGCGCCATGCAAGGCGCGCGGCCCGCAGGCCAACGGCGATTGTGCACGCCTTCAGGCTACGGGGAAACCCTTCCCGGGAAATTGCGAGTGTCGCGCATGCAGAGGCTTGCCGATAATCCTCATACCGCCCGGTAAGACGCGACCCCGGGCCCGACACCGGACCGGAGGCGCTATGGATCTCGCAATGGCAATGGGCGTGGCTTTATTCGGCATGTTCACCGCGAGCACTGTCTACTTTTTCTACAAGGTCGCGCGCTGACGTCGACGCGTTGCCGCGCGCTTGCCTTTCGTCTTCCTGACGATATCTTTTCAGCAGGGCCCGCATCATGGCGGGCCTTTTGCTTGTCATGGTCCCGTCATTTCCTCCGACCTCGTCGCTCTGACGCAGTGCAATAAATAAATCGTCAAAAATCGCTGAATGCTTGGCGCATCCATACGGCACCGGCATAATCGGTGCGCTTCGGGCGCCGGGGCGGCATGCCGGCGCGATGTTCACCCAATGCGAGGATCCGCGCGTGAGCTTTTCGTTCCTGATTTTTTTGAGCGTGTTGCAGGGCGTCACTGAACTTTTCCCTGTCAGCAGTCTCGGACACACCCTCCTCGTGCCCGCGCTGTTCGGCATGCACATCGACAAGCATGCGCCGCAACTGCTGCCCTTCCTCGTGGCGCTGCATCTGGGCACCGCACTCGCACTGCTGCTGTATTTTCACAAGCGGTGGATCGCGCTGGTCCGCGGCTTTTTCAGTTCGCTCGCAGGACGACACAACGACGACGGTCACATGATGTGGGCGCTCATCATCGGGACCATTCCGGCCGGGATCGTCGGTCTCGTGCTCGAAAAGCGGCTCGAACGCATCTTTCACGACCTGCGGATCGTGGCGATCGCGCTGATCATCAATGGACTGCTGCTCTGGGTCGGCGACAGGCTGCAGCGCTCGCGCGCACATCGTCTGCCGGAAAAGCTGACTTTCCGGCAGGCGTTCCTGGTGGGCCTTGCGCAAATCGGCGCGCTGGTTCCCGGTTTCTCGCGCAGCGGCCTGACGATGATCGCCGGCAACGCGGCGGGCCTCACCGCGGAAAAGGCCGCCGAGTTTTCGTTCCTGCTCGGCACGCCGATCATCTTCGCGGCCGGGCTGCTGGAACTGCCGAAGCTCTTTCACGCGCCGGGCCAGTTGGGAGACGCGCTCGTGGGCGGCGTACTGACCGGCATTGCGGCGTGGCTCAGCATCCGCTTTTTGATGCGCTACTTCGAAGGCCGCGGCCGTCTTGCGTCGTTCGGCATCTATTGCGCGATTGCCGGCGCGGCGTTTCTTGCCTGGTTCATGCTCCATCCGCAACCGGTGTAACCTCGCCCGGATGCAGGTCAGCGCGGCTCTGGCCGCGGCATTCAAGGTATAATTCCACGCTTGCTCCCGTCCTTGGGGGCCACGACCATCTTCACTGCGGGCGTCGTTTCCCGACGCCGCTTCCCGTCGATACGCGGCAGTAGCTCAGCTGGATAGAGCATCGGCCTTCTAAGCCGAGGGTCGGGGGTTCGAGCCCCTCCTGCCGTGCCAATCTCGCAGAATTGCTGTCGCCTCGCTTCCCATGTGTCTGCAATACATTTCTTCGGACTCCATAGGGAAGGCGTAGACCGTTTCTCAACATGTCTCCCTTTTGGCGCTCGCGGCTCACTGGCGATAGAGCCGATGCGCGTGCGTCTTTTTTCGCTGCCCACGTAAACCAGTTTTGCCAGGCGATTCAAGGCGCATAGAGTGTTGCGTTTACGCATTCGCTGCAATCTTTTATGTCAGATCTTTGTGTGTTTCGGTAAATTACATCCCGTTACAAAAACAGTCTGACGATAAAAAATGAACTACGGGGTCCATCGGCTTGCGTCAGGCAAGCTGCGGGGTACGCCTGTGGCCATCGGGGAAGTACAGGGCTGCAGCGCGAATGTCGGGGAAATCATCACGAAAGACCGGGCAGTGCAGCGTGCCTTTATGGACGTCGTGCATGGTGCGAATGTGCGCGCACGTGCGCTGCACGCGCCACCCTCTTCGAAGCATGCGTGCACATCCGCCGCTCACAGCTCGCGCACGAGACCGCATGCCATTGAAGCTCGGCAGGATCGGGAACAGGTCACGCGTTACTGCGCGCCGGAGGCAGTCAAGACTCGTCGCTTGCCAGGGAATCGGCAGGACGTAGCGACCCACGCTTCCTGAGTACCGCCGATGAGCAAGAGCAAATTCGGCCGGACCTCCCAAGGGTTCGCAGAGGGCAGGTGCGCGCGTTGGCGCAGCGTCAAGCCGTTCGCAGTGGTATGTGCGACCCTGCTTGTCGCCTTGCCTGTCCATCTCGCGCACGCGCAATCCAACGATCCGCTCGGCGAGCAGGAACAGCATCGGCGGGCGCAGGAGCAGGCGACCGAGCGTGAGCGCGCGCTACACGCGCCCAACGTTGCGCTTCAGCCCGTCGAACGCGCACCGGAAGACGACGGCAAGGTGCCTGCCGAAACGCCGTGCTTCAAGGTCGAAGAGTTGACGCTGGAAGTGCCACCCGGCCTGAGCGATATCGTGGAGGCGGCTGGTGCTCGCGCGCTGTCGCCCAATCCGCTCTTTCCCGGCGAGCTGACGTTCGCGAGCGGTTACCTCCAGCGCTATCGCGGTCAATGCGTGGGGCGAGAGGGGCTGAACCTCATCGTGCATCGGGTGATGGCCCGCATCATCGAGAAGGGCTACTCGACAACGCGTGTCGTCATCGGCGCGCAGGACATCTCGACCGGCAAACTGAAGCTCCAGCTGATTCCCGGCGTGATCAGCGCGATCCGTTTTGCCGATCCGTCGACGTACGGCACCTGGCGCAACGCATTCCCGACGAAGGCAGGCGACCTGTTGAACCTGCGCAATCTCGAGCAGGGCCTCGAGCAGATGAAGCGCGTGCCGAACCAGGACGTCGACATGCAGATCGTGCCGGGACCGGCGGCCGGCGAAAGCGACGTCGTGATTACCGTGAAGCGCACCAAGCCGTGGTCGCTCTCCGTGAGTGCCGACGACAGCGGACTCAGGTCCACGGGCCAGTTACAGGGCAGCGTGAGCCTCACGCTCGACAATCCGCTGGGCCTGTCCGATCTGCTCAACATCGGCTACAGCCACGACATCAACGGCCACACGAGCCAGTACGGCACCCACGGCAGCAGCGCGTATTACTCGATTCCCTGGGGCAACTGGACGTTCACGGCGACGGGCAGCCAGTACGACTACCACCAGCAGATCGCCGGCGCGTTCACAACGCTCGTCTCGAGCGGCAAATCAAGCAACTTCGACGTGAAGGCGGAGTACCAGTTCTACCGCAACCAGGTGCAGAAGAACATGGTGGAGTTCCGCGTCGGCAAACGCTTCAGCGAAGCGTTCATCGACGGCACGGAGATCGACGTCCAGCATCGCGACAACAGCTACGCGGAAGTCGGCTGGGAGCACAAGCACTACTTCGGCGCGGCGCAGCTCGACAGCACGCTGGCGTATCGCTGGGGCGTGCCGTGGTTCGGCGCACAGGCCGATCTGCCCGGCGTCGGCGCACCGACGTACTACTACCACATGGAAACGCTCGACGCGACCTTGAGCGTGCCATTCGCCATCGCTGGTTTTCCGCTGCGCTACACCGCGACCGTGCGGGCCCAGAACACGCCGAACGTGCTCTATCCCACCGAGTATTTCTCGATCGGCAGCCGCTATACGGTGCGCGGCTTCGATGGCGACACCATGCTCGCCGCCGAGAAAGGCGTGTTCATGCGCAACGAGCTGGAAGTCCCCATTTCGCGCCTGGGCCAGGCCGTGTACGTCGGGCTCGACGGCGGCGAGGTCTTTGGTCCCGAGGCCAACAACCTGCTGGGTCGCCGACTCGTTGGCGCTGTGATCGGCCTGCGCGGCAGCGCGTTCAAACACGTCAGTTACGACGTCTTCATCGGCGGTCCGTTGTACCAGCCCGAACGTTTCCCGAACCACTGGCCCGTTGCGGGCTTCAGCGTGAGCTTCATGCTATGAACACGAACATCTATCGCGTGATCTTCAATGCCGCCCGCGGCCTGTGGACTGTCGTGCAGGAGACCGCGACGGGCTTCGGCAAGGGGCGCTCGGCCGGGACAACGCGTAGGGCCACCCTCGCTGCTGCGCGTTGCGACTTCATCGACATGCTGTCGATGCGGCACATGGCATTCGCCGCATTGTGCGTGCTCGGCATGCAGCCGGTCTGGGTGGATGCCCAGGTCGTGGCCGCGCCAGGCGCGGCGGGCACGAAGACGGCAGTCGGCGTGACCGCGAACGGCTTGCCGATCGTCCAGATCGCGACGCCGAACGGGGCCGGCGTATCGAACAACACCTACACGCAGTACAACGTCGGTTCGTCGGGCCTCATTCTCAACAACTCGGCAAACAACGTGCTCACCCAGCAGGCCGGGTATGTGGCGGGCAACCCGAATCTCGCATCGGGCAGTGCGCGCGTGATCGTCAACCAGGTCGTGGGCGGCAACGCGAGCCAGTTGCTTGGCTACACCGAGGTGGCCGGGCAGCGGGCGGAAGTCGTCATCGCGAATCCTGCGGGCATCTACTGCAATGGCTGTGGCTTCATCAACACGAGCCGCGGCATTCTGACGACCGGCACGCCGGTCTTCGGCGGCACCGGCAGTCTGGACGCGTTTCACGTGACGGGTGGTCAGATCCAGGTGGGCGCCGCCGGCCTCAACGGCAGCAATGTCGACCAGGTCGACCTGATTGCGCGCAGCGTGGCAATCAACGGCAAGGTGTGGGCGGGGCAATCGCTCAACGTCGTGGCGGGCAACAACGACGTTCGTCACGACGACCTCAGCGCTCAATGGCTCGGTCCGGACGGCAACAGCCCCGGTGTGGCGATCGACGTCGCGCAACTGGGCGGCATGTACGCGGGCAAGATCCGGCTCGTGGGGACCGAGGCGGGCGTCGGCGTCAACAGCGCCGGCACGATCGCGTCGCAGTCAGGCGATGTCCAGCTCAACAGCCAGGGCAAGGTGACCCTCTCGGGCACGACGAGCGCCAGCGGCAACGTGGCGATTTCCGCAGCCGGCGACGTGTCGAACAGTGGCTCGGTCTACGCCACCCAGAACACGACGCTGAACAGCCAGGGCCAGGTGACCAACAGCGGCACGGTGGCCGCACTCGGTAACACCACGGTGACGGCGGCGGGCGTGAATTCGGGCGGCGCGCTCGGCGCGGGTGTCGACGCGAATGGCAACGTGACGGGCAGTGGCAGTCTCACCGTGACGGGCACGGGCGTCGTTGCCGCTACTGGCCAGCAGATGTCGGGCGGCAATCTCACGCTGTCGGGCAGCAGTCTGAACATGGGGGGTGCGCAAACGTTGACGCGAGGCAATGCGTCGCTGATCGCGACAGGAGCGGGTGGCGATACCGGCAACATCGTTCATACGGGCGGTTCGCTGCAGGCCAGCGGTAGTCTGACGGTGAACGCCGCCGGCACGTTCTCGAACGATCAGGGGCAAACGGGCGCAGCGCAGCTGGGCGTGACCGCAGGCGCCATTTCGAACCGCGGCGGCACGCTTTCGCAGACCGGTGCAGCCGACACGACGCTGGTTGCTACCGGCACGCTCGACAACACGGGCGGCACGATCACCACCAACGCGCAGAATGCGACGCTGCGCTCAGGCAGCTTCACGAACGCGAATGGACAGATCAGTCAGGCGGGCAACGGGACACTGAACGTTCAGACGGGGGCGCTCGACAACAGCCGCGGCAGCATTGCTACGAACGGGCGGGCCTCGGTTACCGCGGCGAGCCTTGCCAATGGCGCGGGTTCGATCACCTCTGCACAGTCGCTCAACGTCGCATCGAACGGCGACATCGACAATACGGCGGGCCGCCTCGAAGCAAGCGGGGCCGTCGACGTATCAGCGGCCAACGTGCAAAACGCCGGCGGGCGCATCGTGTCGCAAAACGGCGATGGCCTGACGCTGACGGCGAGCGGCCAGATCACGAACGCCTCGGGCACCACCGCGCAAGGTGTGACGGGCGGCGTGATCGGCGGCAATGGCAACGCGACCATTCGCGCAGCATCGCTGACGAACAGCGGCACGGTTACCGCTGCGCAAACACTCGGCGTAACGACCTCGGGCACGCTCGACAACAGCAGCGGCACGTTGAACGGGGCGACGCTGTCTGCGAATGCCGCGTCGCTGAAGAACGCAGGCTGGGCGATCAGTGGCAACACGGTGTCCCTGAGCGCGCCGCAGTTCGACAACAGCAGCGGCCAGATCACGGCGAACCAGCTGAATCTCAGCGCGACCCACTTCGCGAACGCACATGGTGTGCTTACCCAGCTCGGCACCGGCGCGATGGATTTCGACGTGAGCGGCGCGCTGGACAATTCGAACGGCGGCGTGATCCAGACCAACAGCACGGACCTCACGCTGGCGCCTGCCACGCTCGACAACAACGGCGGCACGATCACGCATGCCGGTACCGGCACGTTGACCGTCGATGCGGCCAGCGGTGCGGGCGGTGTCACGAACGTCGGCGGCACGGTGACCACCAACGGACGGGCTGCGCTCTCCGCAGGCAGCATCGA
It encodes the following:
- a CDS encoding undecaprenyl-diphosphate phosphatase translates to MSFSFLIFLSVLQGVTELFPVSSLGHTLLVPALFGMHIDKHAPQLLPFLVALHLGTALALLLYFHKRWIALVRGFFSSLAGRHNDDGHMMWALIIGTIPAGIVGLVLEKRLERIFHDLRIVAIALIINGLLLWVGDRLQRSRAHRLPEKLTFRQAFLVGLAQIGALVPGFSRSGLTMIAGNAAGLTAEKAAEFSFLLGTPIIFAAGLLELPKLFHAPGQLGDALVGGVLTGIAAWLSIRFLMRYFEGRGRLASFGIYCAIAGAAFLAWFMLHPQPV
- a CDS encoding aldose epimerase — protein: MPQFQQQDIIEIAHGASLLRVAPQAGGRLLSWHIDGQSAIYWPDDANWAEPARVRGGNPLLFPFLGRHRVDGEIGRWRSADGTVRNVPMHGFARDLPFAAQPDADGHGVRLTLTDSEATRVGYPFGFRFEATYRLVDAHTLDVVLTTTNTGTQTQPSLPYYAGHHFYFTLPHEQRAGTTLELPRTQRRHQLPDGTISAPEAGAQRYTLDEARIHDRFHCLDGTPDTPVRVIAPGLNRTITIDLRRPGSVPWYAVTTWTERPESDFYCVEPWLGLPDAIHNGLGLRWLAPGATEEAALRITVGALR
- a CDS encoding ShlB/FhaC/HecB family hemolysin secretion/activation protein encodes the protein MSKSKFGRTSQGFAEGRCARWRSVKPFAVVCATLLVALPVHLAHAQSNDPLGEQEQHRRAQEQATERERALHAPNVALQPVERAPEDDGKVPAETPCFKVEELTLEVPPGLSDIVEAAGARALSPNPLFPGELTFASGYLQRYRGQCVGREGLNLIVHRVMARIIEKGYSTTRVVIGAQDISTGKLKLQLIPGVISAIRFADPSTYGTWRNAFPTKAGDLLNLRNLEQGLEQMKRVPNQDVDMQIVPGPAAGESDVVITVKRTKPWSLSVSADDSGLRSTGQLQGSVSLTLDNPLGLSDLLNIGYSHDINGHTSQYGTHGSSAYYSIPWGNWTFTATGSQYDYHQQIAGAFTTLVSSGKSSNFDVKAEYQFYRNQVQKNMVEFRVGKRFSEAFIDGTEIDVQHRDNSYAEVGWEHKHYFGAAQLDSTLAYRWGVPWFGAQADLPGVGAPTYYYHMETLDATLSVPFAIAGFPLRYTATVRAQNTPNVLYPTEYFSIGSRYTVRGFDGDTMLAAEKGVFMRNELEVPISRLGQAVYVGLDGGEVFGPEANNLLGRRLVGAVIGLRGSAFKHVSYDVFIGGPLYQPERFPNHWPVAGFSVSFML